Proteins from one Cellulosilyticum lentocellum DSM 5427 genomic window:
- a CDS encoding ABC transporter ATP-binding protein, giving the protein MLKINNLSKTFNKGTVNEKVAMNDVSLHLEPGDFVTMIGSNGAGKSTLFNLIAGDFLSDEGEIILDGKYITFEKEYKRARNIGRLFQDPLKGTAPSMTIEENLLLSYSRSTSKRVSFGMSSKEKALFRERLAELDLGLEDRMKTKMGLLSGGQRQAVTLLMSTLVTPKLLLLDEHTAALDPGTADKVLKITKEIVKEHQITTMMITHNIQSALDLGNRTIMMDSGSIVLDIKGEQRANMTVPDVLALFKKESHKELDNDRILLA; this is encoded by the coding sequence ATGCTAAAAATTAATAACTTAAGTAAGACCTTCAATAAAGGAACTGTCAATGAGAAGGTAGCAATGAATGATGTAAGTTTACACCTAGAACCAGGCGATTTCGTAACGATGATTGGTTCCAATGGTGCTGGTAAATCTACTTTATTCAATTTGATTGCGGGAGACTTTCTTTCTGATGAAGGAGAAATCATTTTAGATGGGAAGTATATTACCTTTGAAAAGGAATACAAAAGAGCTAGAAATATAGGAAGGCTTTTTCAAGACCCACTTAAAGGAACAGCTCCTTCTATGACTATTGAAGAAAATCTGCTTTTATCATACTCACGTAGCACGAGTAAGAGAGTTAGCTTTGGAATGAGTAGTAAAGAAAAAGCACTTTTTAGAGAAAGGTTAGCAGAATTAGATCTAGGACTTGAAGACAGGATGAAGACTAAAATGGGACTTCTCTCTGGTGGGCAAAGACAAGCAGTGACCTTGCTGATGAGTACCCTAGTAACACCAAAACTTTTACTTTTAGATGAACATACAGCAGCCCTAGACCCTGGTACAGCTGATAAGGTACTTAAGATTACAAAGGAAATCGTTAAGGAGCATCAGATTACAACGATGATGATTACCCATAACATTCAATCTGCTTTAGATTTGGGAAATAGAACCATTATGATGGATAGTGGCAGTATTGTACTAGATATTAAAGGAGAACAAAGAGCTAATATGACAGTACCAGATGTATTAGCTTTATTTAAAAAGGAAAGTCATAAAGAATTAGATAATGATAGAATTTTATTAGCATAA
- a CDS encoding IS3 family transposase: MRLGKLRYDSKFMVVKFFYESKSWSISWMCGQLEISRSAYYKWSHREVPLQEEENLKLTQLIKEYDERFNHILGYRRMTSWINHFNQTNYSKKRVHRIMKKLGIHSVIRKKKKKYKSSNLETSAENKLGRNFNATKPNEKWATDVTEFKVPGEKKKLYLSAIIDLYDRYPISHVISCRNDNKLVFKTFDKAINSNPDAKPIFHSDRGFQYTSTVFQRKLKEQEMEQSMSRVGHCIDNGPTEGFWGIIKSEMYQMYEITDEASLRYAINDYIRFYTKERPQDRYDCKTPHEVRNEALVSEKPTEYPIPENKRLVKYKEKWCA, from the coding sequence GTGAGACTTGGAAAACTGCGTTATGATTCAAAATTTATGGTAGTAAAGTTTTTTTATGAAAGTAAAAGCTGGAGCATCAGTTGGATGTGTGGGCAGCTTGAAATATCTAGATCAGCTTATTATAAATGGTCGCATCGTGAGGTCCCACTACAGGAAGAAGAGAACCTTAAGCTTACTCAATTAATTAAAGAATATGATGAACGTTTCAATCATATCTTGGGATATCGCAGAATGACTTCGTGGATTAATCATTTTAATCAAACCAACTATAGTAAAAAACGTGTGCATAGAATCATGAAAAAGCTTGGTATCCATTCAGTAATCAGAAAGAAAAAGAAGAAATATAAATCTTCTAATCTTGAGACAAGTGCTGAAAACAAGCTTGGTAGAAATTTTAATGCAACGAAGCCAAACGAGAAATGGGCTACTGATGTTACTGAATTTAAAGTACCGGGTGAGAAGAAAAAGCTTTATCTGAGTGCCATCATTGATTTATATGACAGATATCCAATTTCACACGTAATCAGTTGCAGAAATGATAATAAGCTAGTATTTAAAACATTTGATAAAGCAATAAATTCTAACCCTGATGCAAAACCGATTTTTCATAGCGATAGAGGCTTTCAGTACACAAGTACAGTATTCCAAAGAAAGCTTAAAGAACAGGAAATGGAACAGTCAATGTCTAGAGTAGGTCACTGCATTGATAACGGTCCGACAGAAGGATTCTGGGGAATAATAAAATCTGAAATGTATCAGATGTATGAAATCACAGATGAAGCCTCATTAAGATATGCAATAAATGATTATATAAGATTTTACACAAAGGAACGGCCACAAGACAGATATGATTGCAAGACACCACATGAAGTAAGAAATGAAGCATTAGTATCTGAAAAACCAACGGAATATCCTATTCCTGAAAATAAACGATTAGTGAAATACAAAGAAAAATGGTGTGCATAG
- a CDS encoding YjdF family protein, whose translation MESMRSSFTILFEGPFWIGVYEVQEGGHYEICKITFGPEPKDCEVYELILKKWSQLERRHYEEVPSKLVKPMNPKKMQRAIKRELQNTGMGTKAQQALKEQQEQNKIERKSRSRLQKEAEKQYKFDLKQEKRKEKHRGH comes from the coding sequence ATGGAGAGTATGAGGTCAAGCTTCACTATACTTTTTGAGGGACCTTTTTGGATAGGTGTTTATGAGGTACAAGAAGGTGGTCATTATGAGATTTGTAAGATAACCTTTGGACCAGAACCTAAGGATTGTGAAGTATATGAACTGATTTTAAAGAAGTGGAGCCAGTTAGAAAGGCGCCATTATGAGGAAGTTCCATCAAAACTTGTAAAACCTATGAATCCTAAAAAAATGCAAAGGGCTATAAAAAGAGAACTGCAAAATACAGGCATGGGTACAAAAGCACAACAAGCATTAAAAGAGCAACAAGAACAAAACAAAATAGAGCGAAAATCACGCTCAAGATTGCAAAAAGAAGCAGAAAAGCAGTATAAATTTGACTTAAAACAAGAAAAACGCAAAGAAAAGCACAGAGGTCACTAG
- a CDS encoding ABC transporter permease: MNMIAITSAVELGLLYTLMTLGLFISYRILDIPDLTVDGSFTLGAAVSAICVVAGHPVLGILLAMGAGVLAGMVTATLQTKLKVQPILAGILTMTGLYSINIMVMKEKSNVPLLGSDTIFTYAKALFGNQGVMIVGLVVVVVVCIILGLFLFTKLGLSIRATGDNEAMVRASSINVDLMKIIGLALANALVATSGALIAQKQSFADAGMGTGMVVIGIASLIIGEVIVDIFVKRRSIPVNIFAAVLGSIIYRIIIAAALAVNITASSMKLISAIIVGIAISYPVIQKYIQVSVSKSKRIRGRKDTEC; this comes from the coding sequence ATGAATATGATAGCTATTACTTCAGCAGTGGAGCTGGGGTTACTGTATACGCTGATGACTTTGGGACTATTTATTTCCTATAGAATATTGGATATTCCAGATCTAACAGTAGATGGTAGTTTTACTTTAGGGGCTGCTGTATCTGCTATTTGTGTTGTAGCGGGACATCCTGTTTTAGGGATTTTACTTGCCATGGGAGCAGGTGTTTTAGCTGGAATGGTAACAGCTACGCTGCAAACTAAATTGAAGGTACAACCAATACTTGCAGGTATTTTAACCATGACAGGTTTATACTCCATTAATATTATGGTTATGAAGGAAAAGTCTAATGTTCCTCTTCTAGGTTCAGATACTATTTTCACCTATGCCAAAGCCCTATTTGGTAATCAAGGTGTTATGATTGTAGGACTTGTGGTAGTAGTAGTGGTTTGTATTATTTTAGGACTATTTTTATTTACTAAGCTAGGCCTTTCCATTAGGGCCACAGGCGATAATGAGGCAATGGTAAGAGCTTCATCTATTAATGTAGACTTAATGAAGATTATTGGACTTGCTCTTGCTAATGCACTAGTAGCAACTTCAGGAGCACTTATTGCTCAAAAGCAATCCTTTGCGGATGCAGGGATGGGAACAGGTATGGTTGTTATAGGGATAGCATCCTTAATTATAGGAGAGGTGATTGTAGATATCTTTGTAAAGAGAAGATCTATTCCAGTTAATATATTTGCTGCTGTTTTAGGCTCTATTATTTATAGAATTATTATTGCTGCAGCATTAGCAGTTAATATTACAGCATCTAGTATGAAACTTATTTCTGCTATTATAGTAGGTATTGCTATTTCTTATCCTGTTATACAAAAGTACATACAAGTAAGTGTAAGTAAATCCAAGAGAATCAGAGGGAGGAAGGACACCGAATGCTAA
- a CDS encoding ABC transporter ATP-binding protein, which produces MKNFKETIKKLIPFLKPYLIPFLGAILFIIGAAVINAITPRTEGLIITQLTEDVLAISKGLENAGIHFDYIIKVLILLGVLYVLSTLFTYVASFLLTNAIQNTVRDLRNAVQNKIRKLPINYFDQNSFGEVLSRITNDIDTISNAMQQSFSQIINSVLSLTLALGMMYVVNIQMALVATLIVPLSYLVSKFIVGKSQQLFYNQQQALGKLNGAVQEMYTGFNELKLYGKQEDAIEEFVGINEELCQEGFKAQFISSIMSPLVSLVSYLGIAVIGVMGGILTIRGALTVGNLQAFIRYIWQINQPLTQVTQLSSAIQSAFAAAERVFEFLEEEEEVSDAQNTVKLTDVKGNVTFEHVKFSYKEGATLIEDLNVEVKSGQMVAIVGPTGAGKTTLINLLMRFYDVSGGSIKIDGVDIRDMKREDLRSLFGMVLQDTWLYRGTIAENIEYGRFGATREEIIEAAKVANVHHFIKTLPDGYDMVLNEEASNISQGEKQLLTIARAILADPAILILDEATSSVDTRIELILQKAMRNIMKGRTSFVIAHRLSTIRSADLILVMKDGNIIEKGTHEELMAQGGFYESLYNSQFAESSPVTSNS; this is translated from the coding sequence ATGAAAAACTTTAAAGAAACAATCAAAAAACTCATTCCTTTTCTAAAACCTTATTTGATTCCTTTTTTAGGAGCCATTTTATTTATTATCGGTGCTGCAGTCATTAATGCCATTACGCCAAGAACAGAGGGGCTCATTATCACGCAGCTCACAGAGGATGTATTAGCTATTAGTAAAGGGCTAGAGAATGCAGGTATTCATTTTGATTATATTATTAAAGTCCTCATTCTATTAGGGGTACTTTACGTATTAAGTACGTTATTTACGTATGTAGCAAGTTTCTTATTAACCAATGCGATTCAAAATACGGTGAGAGATTTAAGAAATGCCGTGCAGAACAAGATAAGAAAATTACCTATTAATTATTTTGATCAAAATAGTTTTGGAGAGGTACTTAGTCGTATTACTAATGATATTGATACAATCTCTAATGCAATGCAACAAAGCTTTAGTCAAATTATCAATTCAGTGCTATCCCTTACACTTGCCCTTGGCATGATGTATGTTGTTAATATTCAAATGGCCCTGGTAGCTACGCTTATTGTACCATTAAGCTACCTAGTATCTAAATTTATTGTAGGTAAATCTCAGCAATTATTTTATAATCAACAACAAGCACTAGGGAAATTAAATGGTGCTGTACAGGAGATGTATACGGGATTTAATGAACTTAAATTATATGGTAAGCAAGAAGATGCCATAGAAGAATTTGTAGGCATTAATGAAGAACTTTGTCAGGAAGGGTTTAAGGCACAGTTTATTTCAAGTATCATGTCACCTTTAGTATCGCTTGTAAGTTATTTAGGAATTGCTGTTATAGGGGTTATGGGTGGTATATTAACCATCAGAGGGGCTCTAACTGTAGGGAATTTACAAGCTTTTATCCGTTATATTTGGCAGATTAACCAACCACTTACACAAGTTACACAGCTTTCTTCAGCGATTCAATCGGCTTTTGCAGCAGCAGAGCGTGTTTTTGAGTTTTTAGAAGAAGAGGAAGAAGTAAGTGATGCACAGAATACTGTTAAATTAACAGATGTTAAGGGAAATGTAACTTTTGAACATGTGAAGTTTAGTTATAAAGAAGGGGCTACCCTAATTGAAGATTTAAATGTAGAAGTGAAAAGTGGTCAGATGGTAGCTATTGTAGGGCCAACAGGTGCAGGAAAAACAACACTCATTAATTTGCTTATGCGTTTTTATGATGTAAGTGGTGGTTCTATTAAGATAGATGGTGTGGATATTCGTGACATGAAGAGAGAAGACCTCAGAAGTCTTTTTGGAATGGTACTACAAGACACTTGGTTGTATAGAGGTACCATTGCTGAAAATATCGAGTATGGAAGATTTGGCGCTACGAGGGAAGAGATTATAGAGGCTGCCAAGGTTGCTAATGTCCATCACTTTATTAAAACCTTACCAGATGGATATGATATGGTGCTAAATGAGGAAGCATCTAATATTTCACAAGGGGAGAAACAGCTGTTAACCATTGCTAGAGCTATATTAGCAGATCCAGCTATTTTAATTTTAGATGAAGCAACAAGCTCAGTAGATACAAGAATTGAACTGATCCTTCAAAAGGCAATGAGAAACATCATGAAAGGTAGAACAAGCTTTGTCATTGCGCATAGACTTTCAACCATTAGGAGTGCGGACTTAATTCTAGTTATGAAAGACGGAAATATTATAGAAAAAGGAACCCATGAAGAACTGATGGCACAAGGTGGTTTCTATGAATCACTTTACAATAGTCAATTTGCAGAATCTTCTCCAGTAACATCTAATAGTTAA
- a CDS encoding ABC transporter substrate-binding protein, with the protein MKKSVAKIVALGLLLGLTAGCGNNSTASSGEVAAAPSTEAKEGMKKVAIVQYVEHPSLDTIRESTIRALAEQGFVEGQNITIDYQNAQADQSNLNSIASKFVGDKADIIIAIATPAAQSVASATTDIPIIFSAVTDPLGAKLVENMEAPTSNVTGTSDAIPVDQVFELCKELTPDVKTIGFLYTASETNSQSVIEEAKALADKYGFTYEESTITNTSELQQAAEILAGKVDAIYTPIDNGIASAMPVLAEVGKTAGIPVYVGADSMVADGGYATVGINYEDLGKKTGEMAAQVLNGTSISEIPVATLDNFYKVINKTTATAIGAPADSEGATIVE; encoded by the coding sequence ATGAAAAAGAGTGTAGCAAAAATAGTAGCATTAGGTTTATTACTGGGGCTTACAGCAGGTTGTGGGAATAATAGTACGGCTAGCAGTGGTGAAGTAGCAGCAGCACCAAGTACTGAAGCTAAAGAAGGAATGAAAAAGGTAGCCATCGTTCAATACGTAGAGCATCCAAGTCTTGATACTATTAGAGAAAGTACGATAAGGGCTCTTGCAGAGCAAGGTTTTGTAGAGGGGCAAAATATTACAATCGATTACCAAAATGCACAAGCAGATCAATCTAACTTAAACTCTATCGCTAGTAAATTCGTTGGAGATAAAGCAGATATTATTATAGCAATTGCTACACCAGCGGCTCAATCAGTAGCTTCAGCAACTACAGATATACCTATTATTTTCTCAGCAGTAACAGACCCACTTGGAGCAAAATTAGTAGAGAATATGGAAGCACCAACAAGCAATGTAACAGGGACTTCAGATGCTATCCCAGTAGATCAAGTATTTGAACTTTGCAAAGAACTTACACCAGATGTTAAAACAATTGGTTTCCTTTACACAGCAAGCGAAACAAATTCACAATCTGTTATTGAAGAGGCAAAAGCACTTGCTGACAAGTACGGTTTTACATATGAAGAAAGTACTATTACTAACACATCAGAGCTTCAACAAGCAGCAGAAATCTTAGCAGGTAAAGTAGATGCTATTTATACACCTATCGATAACGGTATTGCTTCAGCTATGCCGGTTTTAGCAGAAGTAGGTAAAACAGCAGGCATTCCAGTTTATGTAGGAGCAGATTCAATGGTAGCTGATGGTGGATATGCAACAGTAGGTATCAACTATGAAGATCTTGGAAAGAAAACAGGTGAAATGGCAGCACAAGTATTAAATGGTACATCTATTTCAGAAATCCCAGTAGCTACTCTTGATAATTTCTATAAAGTAATTAATAAAACAACAGCTACTGCAATCGGTGCACCAGCAGATTCAGAAGGTGCAACTATCGTAGAATAA
- a CDS encoding helix-turn-helix domain-containing protein → MAKSPHTSEFRARVSQEYLDGYGSYDFLATKYHIGSKTLRQWIDKYRIYGVEAFTIKQGNSTYTAEYKTMCVKAVLSGEGSVDDIVAKYNISSRQVLRRWIIRYNANRELKDYDPKREVYMATTRRKTTIEERKEIVKYCINHKRNYKDTAALFDVSYSQIYSWVKKYDTNGEEALSDKRGRHKTDDEVDELERLRRENLRLKRQLEEKDMLTELLKKVKEFEGM, encoded by the coding sequence ATGGCAAAATCACCCCATACATCTGAGTTTCGGGCTCGGGTTTCACAAGAATATCTTGATGGATATGGTTCGTATGATTTTTTAGCTACAAAATATCATATTGGAAGTAAAACATTAAGGCAGTGGATTGATAAATATAGAATTTATGGTGTTGAAGCCTTTACTATCAAACAAGGTAATTCTACCTACACAGCAGAATATAAAACCATGTGTGTTAAGGCTGTTTTATCTGGTGAAGGAAGTGTTGATGATATCGTTGCAAAATACAACATCTCTTCAAGACAGGTACTCAGACGCTGGATTATAAGGTATAATGCCAATAGAGAACTTAAGGATTATGATCCTAAAAGGGAGGTCTATATGGCAACTACAAGAAGAAAAACAACTATTGAAGAACGTAAAGAAATCGTTAAATACTGTATAAATCATAAACGTAATTATAAAGATACCGCCGCATTATTTGATGTATCCTATAGTCAGATTTACTCATGGGTTAAGAAATATGATACAAATGGTGAGGAGGCATTGTCCGATAAACGGGGTCGTCATAAAACAGATGATGAAGTCGATGAATTGGAACGCCTCAGACGAGAGAATCTTAGACTTAAACGTCAGCTTGAAGAAAAGGATATGCTAACTGAATTATTAAAAAAAGTGAAAGAGTTCGAAGGGATGTGA
- a CDS encoding MBL fold metallo-hydrolase gives MKEIERIRCGNSNCFLIKQNNRAILVDTSRTKYRDKILESCRQVDVKLIVLTHGHVDHIQNAAYLSKALGAPIAMHKADCELIKNNMLEPMFADKVMGKLVLALSLESFKHDIVEAFEPTLFLNEGDSLENYGIEASVIALPGHTRGSIGLKVWEADLIVGDALMNLFYPTVSMLYGDKQIMLASATKITEQGEATIHFGHGKSVANKQWVKN, from the coding sequence GTGAAGGAAATAGAAAGAATTCGGTGTGGGAATAGTAACTGTTTTTTAATAAAGCAAAATAATAGGGCAATCCTAGTAGATACCAGTAGAACAAAATATAGAGATAAAATACTAGAAAGCTGTAGGCAAGTAGATGTTAAACTTATTGTATTAACGCATGGGCATGTAGATCATATACAAAATGCTGCTTATCTTTCTAAAGCGTTAGGAGCTCCTATTGCTATGCATAAAGCAGATTGTGAACTCATTAAAAATAACATGCTAGAGCCTATGTTTGCAGATAAAGTGATGGGAAAACTCGTTTTGGCACTTTCTTTAGAAAGTTTTAAGCATGATATTGTGGAAGCTTTTGAACCAACCCTATTTTTAAATGAAGGGGATTCTCTAGAAAACTACGGTATAGAAGCAAGTGTAATAGCATTACCAGGACATACTAGAGGTTCTATAGGGTTAAAGGTATGGGAAGCAGATTTAATAGTAGGGGATGCTTTAATGAATCTGTTTTATCCAACAGTATCCATGCTTTATGGAGATAAGCAGATTATGCTAGCAAGTGCCACTAAAATTACTGAGCAGGGAGAAGCCACTATTCATTTTGGTCATGGAAAATCTGTAGCCAATAAGCAGTGGGTTAAAAATTAG
- a CDS encoding MerR family transcriptional regulator, which produces MDKKLEIYFTTGEFAKLCGVKKQTLFHYDEIGLFSPTLVKENGYRYYSYRQLYTFTMILTLKNLHMPLKDIKTYLDTRTPENYIQLLEEKLSEVDSAIADLTEIKNRLTTATHHTVLALNTRHAQTVLVEQDEEYLIVSSNLSSATHKEFSTYMLEYIQFCKKYALTTHDSLGTLIKFEDIASGLQDCFTSLYAKTHDTTIPSIIIKPRGLYAVTYHHGSYETTHETYKKILEFIQRHHLEVGEFFYEDYLIDDIASCKPDDFVTRIMIQIKEMPLQTSV; this is translated from the coding sequence ATGGACAAAAAATTAGAAATTTACTTCACAACAGGTGAATTTGCTAAGCTTTGTGGCGTAAAAAAACAAACCTTATTTCATTATGATGAAATCGGCTTATTCTCTCCTACTCTTGTTAAAGAAAATGGCTATCGCTACTATTCGTATCGTCAACTTTACACTTTTACAATGATTCTTACACTCAAGAACCTTCACATGCCTTTAAAGGATATTAAGACCTATCTTGATACACGTACGCCCGAAAACTATATACAGCTTCTAGAAGAAAAGCTATCTGAAGTAGATTCTGCTATAGCTGACCTCACTGAAATAAAAAACCGTCTTACTACTGCTACCCACCATACGGTGTTAGCACTTAACACAAGGCACGCTCAAACAGTCTTGGTAGAACAAGATGAAGAATATCTTATTGTTAGTTCTAATTTAAGCTCTGCTACACACAAGGAATTCTCAACTTATATGCTAGAATACATTCAATTTTGTAAAAAGTATGCTTTAACGACTCATGATTCACTCGGGACACTTATTAAATTTGAAGATATAGCAAGTGGCCTTCAGGATTGTTTTACAAGCCTCTATGCCAAAACTCACGATACCACTATTCCATCCATTATCATTAAACCTAGAGGCTTATATGCTGTTACTTATCATCATGGAAGCTATGAAACGACACATGAAACATATAAGAAAATTCTAGAATTTATTCAAAGGCACCATCTTGAAGTCGGTGAATTCTTTTATGAGGATTATTTAATAGATGATATTGCCTCTTGTAAACCCGATGATTTTGTAACGCGTATTATGATTCAAATAAAAGAGATGCCTTTACAAACTAGCGTATAA
- a CDS encoding ABC transporter ATP-binding protein codes for MRLILSYLKNYKLLVCLNIISVFGFALVELGIPTIMAKIIDNGIAVGNIPYIYQMGTVMAIISVIGVLGTILLGYCSSKISTNITRDIRNDIFKKAQEFSHSEYDAFGVSSMITRTTNDAFQILQFTNTLLRMALLTPIMFLVSVVMIVRTNLALSGVLAATIPFIILGVVIIAKLSGPLSENQQNRLDRLNRISRENLTGIRVIRAFGNDDHENERFSDTNEDYARVSKKLFKLMAISQPTFFLMLNIAIIAIFGISSQMISLGALQVGELVAFIDYLFHAMFSIMLFSMVFIMYPKAQVSANRIQELLECKPIIVSPENGVTETKEQGLVEFEHVTFTYPDGEEPVLRNISFTAKKGEMVAFIGSTGSGKSTLINLIPRFYDVTEGSVKVNGVDVREYDLKALRNKIGFIPQKTRLFTGTIANNIRFGKKDATSKEVEHSTKVAQAYSFIKRKAKQFEEPISEGGANMSGGQKQRLSIARAIVRKPEIYIFDDSFSALDFKTDATLRAKLKEETTHAVVLVVAQRIGSIIEADQIIVLNEGEVVGSGKHEDLLRNCEIYKEIALSQLSKEELML; via the coding sequence ATGAGACTCATTTTAAGCTATTTAAAAAATTATAAGCTTCTTGTGTGCTTAAATATTATTTCAGTTTTTGGTTTCGCACTTGTAGAGCTTGGCATACCAACCATTATGGCTAAGATTATTGATAATGGGATTGCTGTGGGTAACATACCCTATATTTATCAAATGGGCACTGTTATGGCTATTATCTCAGTTATTGGTGTACTAGGCACTATACTGCTTGGCTACTGTTCATCTAAAATATCAACCAATATTACTCGTGATATACGAAATGATATTTTTAAAAAAGCACAAGAATTTTCTCATAGCGAGTATGATGCTTTCGGTGTTTCTTCAATGATTACGAGAACCACCAATGATGCATTTCAAATTTTACAATTTACAAATACTTTACTCAGAATGGCACTTTTAACGCCCATTATGTTCCTAGTAAGTGTTGTGATGATTGTACGGACAAATTTAGCTTTATCAGGGGTTTTAGCCGCTACTATTCCCTTTATCATATTAGGAGTAGTGATTATTGCGAAGCTATCAGGCCCACTTTCAGAGAACCAACAAAATAGACTAGATAGACTTAACCGTATTTCAAGAGAAAATTTAACAGGTATCAGGGTGATTCGTGCCTTTGGAAATGATGACCATGAAAATGAACGCTTTTCAGATACCAATGAAGACTATGCAAGGGTATCTAAAAAATTATTTAAGCTCATGGCTATTTCACAGCCTACTTTCTTCTTAATGCTTAATATAGCTATTATTGCAATTTTTGGAATATCCAGTCAGATGATCAGCTTAGGGGCACTTCAAGTAGGTGAATTAGTAGCTTTTATTGACTATTTATTCCATGCTATGTTCTCTATTATGCTTTTCTCAATGGTATTTATTATGTATCCTAAAGCGCAAGTGTCTGCAAATCGTATTCAGGAACTATTAGAATGTAAGCCTATCATTGTAAGCCCAGAAAATGGTGTAACCGAAACGAAAGAGCAAGGTTTAGTAGAGTTTGAGCATGTTACCTTTACTTATCCAGATGGAGAAGAACCTGTACTACGTAATATTAGTTTTACTGCTAAAAAAGGAGAAATGGTTGCCTTTATTGGAAGTACAGGAAGTGGTAAAAGTACACTGATTAATTTAATTCCGAGATTTTATGATGTAACGGAAGGATCTGTAAAGGTAAATGGTGTAGATGTAAGGGAATATGATCTTAAAGCGCTACGAAATAAAATAGGTTTTATACCACAGAAGACAAGATTATTTACAGGTACCATTGCAAATAACATTCGATTTGGTAAGAAGGATGCAACAAGCAAAGAGGTAGAGCACTCTACAAAGGTTGCACAAGCTTATTCTTTTATTAAGCGTAAAGCAAAGCAGTTCGAGGAGCCTATTAGTGAAGGTGGCGCGAATATGTCAGGGGGGCAAAAGCAGAGATTATCTATTGCTAGGGCCATTGTAAGGAAACCAGAAATATATATTTTTGATGATAGTTTCTCTGCGTTAGATTTTAAAACAGATGCCACCCTACGTGCAAAACTTAAAGAAGAGACAACACATGCTGTTGTATTAGTAGTGGCACAAAGAATCGGTTCTATTATAGAAGCAGACCAAATTATTGTACTCAATGAGGGAGAAGTAGTAGGTAGTGGTAAACATGAGGATCTACTAAGAAATTGTGAAATTTATAAAGAAATTGCTTTATCACAGCTATCAAAGGAGGAGTTAATGCTATGA
- a CDS encoding CDP-alcohol phosphatidyltransferase family protein, translating to MKAIPNIISVGRIVLSIALLKVEPLSGVFWILYIGCGLSDMADGYIARKTSNTSELGAKLDSIADFVMIVVAVIIFYPLVKPNYLILFWILGIAAVRLLAVLIAYIKFSTFAMLHTYANKLTGLLLFIFPFGMTILPANIIMGIVCLVATISALEEFVIQVRSKNLDLNRKSIYVPNNEGQIENLN from the coding sequence GTGAAAGCAATACCAAATATCATCTCAGTAGGAAGAATTGTTCTGAGCATTGCTTTACTTAAAGTGGAACCACTAAGTGGTGTGTTTTGGATTTTATATATAGGTTGTGGGTTAAGCGATATGGCAGATGGTTATATTGCTAGAAAAACCAGTAATACCAGCGAATTAGGAGCTAAACTTGATTCTATTGCAGACTTTGTTATGATTGTTGTGGCCGTCATTATATTTTATCCTTTAGTAAAGCCTAATTATCTCATATTATTTTGGATTCTAGGAATTGCAGCTGTTAGGCTACTAGCAGTATTAATTGCGTACATTAAATTTAGTACCTTTGCTATGCTCCACACTTATGCTAATAAGTTAACGGGACTTTTATTATTTATATTTCCTTTTGGAATGACTATCTTACCAGCAAATATTATTATGGGTATAGTTTGCTTAGTAGCAACCATATCAGCTTTAGAGGAATTTGTGATACAAGTAAGGTCGAAAAACTTAGATTTAAATAGAAAAAGTATTTATGTACCAAACAATGAAGGGCAGATAGAAAATCTAAATTAA